CTCTGCTCACAATACTTCTGgcaccaaatgtgtgggttttctataccaagcaattctccagttCTCTGTGGACACCAACTGGTTGCCCTACAATTTAATTCAATCTtgacactaactacccagagttagcacagatcccacagattaagggctcagtcccataagactgcccccacttcagatgccaatcacaagtaatgagtTCCCAGGTTCTCTACACTTCTTTACAGCTTGGCTGTAATCAGGGGTTCCCATGATCTCTTCCtcgggtttgataatttgctgtAACAGGTCATGGAATTCAGGGAAACACTACTTACCAgcttattataaaggatattataaaagatacaagggaacagccagatgaagaagtATTTAGGGAGAGGTCAGCAAGGGTCTCGAGCACAGGAGTTTGTGTCCCTGTGGAGTTTGTGGTGTGCCATCCTTCCAACACATGGACACGTTCTTCTCTCCTTGGGGCTGAAAGCACTAAGCTTTTAATCATTACTTGGTccttctggtgaccagcccccatcctgaaactACCCAGGAGCCCACCAAGGGTCACCTCATTAGAATGAAAGACACTCCTATTACCCCAGAAAGGGATTTAGGCACTCTGAATAAGATACTTCTAGCACCCCTATCATCCAGGACATTATAAGAGTCTTAGGAACTCAGTGTCAGGAACCACAGTCAAAGACCAAGTATATCTTTCTTATTATGTCACATATGATACAtctattttactacaataaaaaaaaatcagcaaagggtctgaatagacatttttccaaagatggccaacaagcacatgacatgttcaacatcattagtcattagggaaataaaaattaataccataatgaggtgccacctcacatccactaggatgtttataataaaaaacacaggcagaacaagTGTTGGCAGGATATGGGGGAAACTataaccctcatacattgttggtgggattgtTAAATGGTGCATCCACTTTGGCAAACCCTTTCGCTGTTCcttagaaagttaaacatagaattaccatatggcctAACAATTCCACTgccaggtatatacccaagagaaatgaaaacgtatgtccacacaaaactttGTACATGAATATTCCTAACAGtattataatagccccaaagtggaaacaacccaaatatccttcaactgataaatggataaacaaaatttgtcctagccatacaatggaatattatttagccataaaaaatgaaatactgatacaggTTACAAcaagatgaaccttgaaaactttacgctaagtgaaataagcccgtTATGAACAGCCGCatagtgtatgatttcatttatgtgaaatgtccagcataagcaaatccacagagatagaaagtaCATTAGCGGTTGCCAGGGCCTAGGAGAAGGGGTGATGGAGTTTGACTGCTAAGGGGtaaagggtttctttttggggtgagggaaattttctaaaattagatagtggtgctggttgcacaactttgtaaatattctaaaaactattgaattgcacattttaaaaggatgaattctacgctatgtgaattacatctcaatgaaactgttatttaaaaacagaaacactagCTTGTTTATAAGCATTTCCTAATCTGATTTTTTCTGAAGCCAAATATCTGGATGGGAAAACAAAAGACCAATACCCACCATATGTAATAAAGTGCTCCATTGTATTTAGATGGCAGCAGATgacattataatttttgcttcaaccatcaaaataatttttgaaactcATGAGCAAGACAGTCTATTTAGCCCTATTTTTACCCATTCCAAtggttctttttccttcctaaagTGCCATCCTCCTcaggtatcattttctttctgtctagggaactttctttagccattctttaAGGGTAGGTCTGCTGATgaaaaattctcttaattttctttcatctgagaatgtccTTATTTGCCTTTCACTTCTGAAGGAGGTTTTCACAAATATAGAATTTGTGTACGTGTGTATGGGTGGTAAACTGAACCAGCGATTAGTTCCACTCTGTACCACCTCTTTCAGTGTCCTTGACGCTTCaggtttgcctttttttccttgacCGTGTAGGTAGGACAATTGCCCAATCAGTGTATACGAATCTGTTGGGTTTCTTAAACAGTCACACGGATGCCATAGAGATGTTCAAATGTGATGCCTTAATACTCAGGGCGGCCCTCCTTGTGAAACTGGGATGGGGTCGTGGTGACTCTACCTCTTGCAgacagctttttaaaagttacaactATAAGGAAACATGAGCGTTTTTCCACTTCATTAAATAATCTTGAAAACATGATCAGGTTTGGGTTGGACTTGGTTTACAATAAAGATGAGATGAAACCATGAAAGGGCTTTTAAACACACCAGCAAGAAATGCCATGAACAAGGGCAAATGAAAACCTGAGAGATTCTGTGCAGTATCCAGGACAAACAATGGATTAAGAGAAGTGCTTAGAAATCACTATAGGGTATGAAGGACTTCAGTACATGCcaccccaaatatgccacttcGGTTACTGATTATTTTTAGCTGAAGTCATCTGAAAAAACAGCTTTCTCTGAAATCCCCTTATCTGCTTAAAGACAGAGCTTCTACAAGGAACTCTGTCATAAATCCCCTCCTTGGAAGTTTCATCAACCAGGGAAGATTGACTCTTACCACAGGAGAAGAACTAGATGTCAACACCACACCCAGACAAACTCTGTCTCAAACTGTGAAATCTCCCATCTATGCTTCTAAGGTGTCATCCAACTTTCTACAAATCATTTACTCTTCCCTAGATTGCCTAcatcttccctccccttcccctgttaAGGTGGCATATAAGATCTCAAATCTCACTGCCTTTCTgggtattcttttctttttcttatgacgCCATTGcccaaataacattaaaaattaataaatatgtatacctTTTCTCCTGTTACTCTGCCTGTTGTCGGTTTTTTTCATTGACCTAGGAAGTGTATATATTGACATATTGAATCTAGGAGGGTAGAGGGAAAGTCTTTCCTCCCCTACAGGTAAAAGGGAAGGACGATGGGGCAATTCATGAATAAGGAAATACACAACACCAGCAAATATaccagaaaggggaaaaaatgcacaCGTGGGTTTGGTGAAACTCCATAGTGCAGAGTTACcagaaaaatgtgaattaaagaaaagtacagagcgggacttccctggtggcgcagtggataagattccgcactcccaatgcagggggtgggtccaggttccatccctggtcggggaactagatcccacattcatgccacaactaagagtttgcatgccacaactaaggagcccgcctgctgcaactaagacccggcacaaccaaataaataaataaatacttctaaGAAAAAGTACAGTGGGTTGGCTGGCCCAGTTTTCtgtggagacagggagggagaggggatggtGTAAACGGGCCGAGCGTTCAGGGTGGGCCTTCTGTGCAGAATCAACCCAGCGGTCCAGACCCTCCGGACCTCCACTGCCCCTGCTCTAGCACAGTCTGCAAAAGGATCCCAGGGCAGCAGCGCCTTGCAAAGCACTCAGGCCCTCTGGGCTCTCTTCTTGGCAGCACGGGAGGAGGCGGGGCATGCCGGGGGGGCGGGTCCGGGGGTGGGCCTGAGTCCGCGCCAGCAGCTCTATGGCGCCCGGCAAGGGGCATGACCACGCTAGGGGCGGAGCTATGCTGGCGGCCGCAACTCTGGGAGCAGGCGAGGGGGCGGAGCTGTACCTGGGCGGCTGAGGCGGAGCCTTGGCTGTGGCTGCCACTGCAGCTGGAGCCCAGCCGGGTAGGCGAGACTGAGAGCGGGGCGGGACGCGAGGGCTGCTGGCTGTCGGCTCAAGGCCTCGCCTCCACCTGCCCGCCCGCCTGCGGTGCGATCGGTCGGCGGAGCCTGCGCCGGGCCGGGCCCATGGCGGCGTCGGCGGCCCTgtccgcggcggcggcggcggcggccctgTCGGGCCTGGCGGTGCGGCTGTCTCGCTCGGCCGCGGCCCGCGGCTCGTACGGCGCCTTCTGCAAGGGGCTCACGCGCACGCTGATCACCTTCTTCGACCTGGCCTGGCGGCTGCGCGTGAACTTCCCCTACTTCTACATCGTGGCCTCGGTGATGCTCAACGTGCGCCTGCAGGTGCGGATCGAGTGAGCGCCCGCGACCACCGTCGCCCGGCCACGACGGCAGGGGCGCCGGCATGAAGCTCCGCGGGGCCCAGGGCCGCCGGGACGCGgcgggggaaggagaaggggcgGCCCGGGCCCCCGGACCCTAGACCTCGGCGGAGGTCACGGCCACCGAGCCCCAAGCCCCGGCTGTGGTCACCCACGTCGCGGCCGGTGACGAAGTGCACAGAAACTCGCGAAGCGGGCCCTTTCCATCGCACTCGAGAAAATTACTTGAGTGCGGCCGACCTGTTGCCTCACCTTGGCCgaagtggggaggagaaggaagaaattctGCAGCAGGAACGTGAATGACTGGCCCTGACCGAAGAGGTAGGAGGCCAGAGGTTGGACTTCGGGCTGGAGGGAGGCGGTTGCCATGACATCTAGATGTCCAGGCCCCTGGGTGGTTTGCGGGAGGCGTGGAAGAGGCCCGGGGAAGCCAGCCCGGAAAGCTGCCTAGCCGCGAGCAGGCCAGGCAGGGCGGGCGCAGGCCCTCCGGACTCCCTTGTCATATTTCCAAGATGGGGGTGAGAGGCGGCGGCCTCGGCATCTTGGAGGGTCAGCCCATCACCTCCCGCCCACGGCCCCGGTGGTGTCACCTGAacacgggggaggggagggaaatggGCTCGTGGAGGCCCGGGGGGTGCCTAGAGGAGAAAAGATGCTGCTACCCTTGTCCTCTACCCGCTGCGGGGCAGCCTGGAAGGGTGGTTGTGTTCTTGGCCAAACCCCAGGTCTGTCTCGTCCTCAGCCCTTTGCACGCCGGCCTCCCGCCTGGTCTCTGGGGCCAGGGGACTGCTCTCTGCCTGCTCCTGCTGTCCGTGATGGTCCCCTCTCCACTCTCCTCGGGCGTCCTCCAAAGCTCCGCATCTGGGGACACGGAAGAGCAGGAAAGACGCATTCCTCCCCGGCCCTCCCCCCATCTCAGCCCCGctccctccagctcctcccaGTGCCTTCCCGGTGCCACAGCCCTGGACGGCCTCCAGCAGCCCCCGTGTCCCCAAGGATTTGGGAAAGTGGGGATCTCCTTGAGCGGAGGGCAGCTCTCGGCTGGGGCGGGGAGGACAGACGGAGAAGGGGCTTGTAGAGGAGGTGACACCTGGGGGGACAGGGACCGCTCTGGGTGGGGAGGCAGCTCTCAAGTCCCCATCTGTTTCTTTGTCTCAGGAACTGGTGTTATAGGAAGTGACCTGCCCCTTCTCTGGGCTTGTGCAGAGagtccctaaccctaaccctaaccctgaccctgaccctagaGCTGCCTGGGGAGCGGCCTAGAGAAGGGCCTGACCCACGAGGAGAGGAAGGGACCAGGCAGAGACCCCGACGGGTGGGGTGGCCCCGTGGTCCGGTTCTGGCgtggggaaggaaggacagaCCTAGCGACACGCTGGGGGAGCTCTGTCCTCCGCACCTActggggctctgggaggggagAGATTGGCCCTTATCACACAGGTAAGAAGTGGTGGAGCTGAATCTGCCTCTCGGCCTGCACTCTCCCACCTTCTGGAAGACCTAGCACAGGGGGATGGGGCAAGGGAGCAGAGGCTCCCAGGGGACCTAGAGACAGAGGGGCCCATGGTAGGGCAAGTGGAGTGTATGGGAAGTCACAGGGGAGACCGGGGGACAGTCTGAGCTGAGATGGGCACCGGAGAGATGAGGCCCAGCGCCCCCGGGGAGCAAGGTCCTCACCCCCAGAGCCGGACCTCCCCACCCTGCCGCAAATCCCACCCAAGGCTGGACCAAGGGCTCCTCAGTGTTGAGTGGCACAACCCTCTCGGTTTGGGGGGCGGGGTCGGGAGGGTGGGTGGCTCCTGGGGACCGTGTCACCAGGAGGGGAAGGGACAGTGGTGCGTGGGATGGGGCTGAGACCCACGCCTGACCCCACGTCTCTGTCCCCAGGCTGGCCCCGGGGCCCAGCGTCGCACGGGAGAGTCTCCTCTGGATGGGCCTGCCTTGGTCCTGGAGGCCTTGGCTGCGCTGCTGACTGACGCACCAGGAGCGGTGCAGAGGGGAGGCGCGGCAGAGACCCTGGCCCTCACCCCGCACCGGTCCCACGTCTGCTCGGGCCGGGGTTGTTCATGGTCGATGCACTCAGAGTTCCTGGGGCTGACGACCCCAGCAGCCTGGTGGCCCCCAGGACAGCGCGGCCGAGCCTCACCCCATGTGCCCTCCTCAGCTGCCCAGCGGGAGCCCGGGTCCCAGGTGAGGATCTCTGCCTGCCTCACCCCGGGGCCGGAGGCTGCACCGCGGCCACCACGTGCCCCCCACAGATGCCCACCGACGGGGCCTGATGGCTTCCTTCCTTGTGCCAAGTCACCCGGGAGCCCTGGTCCTGGTGgccctcctccaccccaactGTGTCCACCCAGGGCCACTTCTGGGAGCCTGCCAGCCTGCGGACTGCACCCACGGAGCTCCGGGGACCACCTCTGAGAGACTGTGACGCGGGGCTGCACgggaggagaggggcagaggaCGAGGGGCCTCCTTGGGGCTGATTCGCAGATGTGCCCCTTTCAAGCCCAGCTCTCACCCTCCGGGGGGCGGGATCCCCAGCTCCAGCCTCTTGCTGGGCCAGCCTGAGAGGGCCTGAGAATGGCACAGGGGAGGCTCTTCGCTGACCGCGTGGGTGCCCGTGTGTGAGCGCGCATGTATGAGTGTGTGCGAGTGTGCGGGTGTGAGCGCGTGTGTGAGTGCTTGTGCACACCCACGAGCGGCTGTGCGTTGCAGCGGGCGCGGAGCTGTTGGGCAGAGTGAGCTGTGCAGGGTGCCCTGTCCTCCCTGGGCTCGGGGCTCAGCCGGAGCTGCCTGGGGCTGCTTCCCAACGGGGAGAAAGCGTGCTGGAGGCCCAGGGGCCCGGGCTCAGAGACCCCCTCCCACCCGCAGAGAACCCCCCCATCGTGGGAGGGGCACGGCGGTGGCCCTGGCTGGGGCTGCCTGCGCTCTGAGGGGCTGGCCTTAGGAGGGGCTGGCCGTGGGAGGGGCTGGCCGTAGGAGGGGCTGGCCGTGGGAGGGGCTGGCCGTAGGAGGGGCTGGCCGTGGGAGGGGCTGGCCGTAGGAGGGGCTGGCCGTGGGAGGGGCTGGCCGTAGGAGGGGCTGGCCGTGGGAGGGGCTGGCGCACTCTGAGGGGCTGGCCGTGGGAGGGGCCTGCCGTGGGAGGGGCCTGCCGTGGGAGGGGCCTGCCATGGGCGGGGCTGGGGACGCGTCCTTAGCATGCGCTCCTGCCGCGGCTGTTCTTAGGGTTCTGGCCTTGAGTACTTAGCTGCTTCCGCTTTCCCACCTCTTCCTCGTCTCCCCCACTGGGCCCTTGCTGCTTGACGGGCTCTCAGAGCACTTTATTTATTTGCCGTCTGTTTCTCAGGCAGTGGAGCTTCTACAAAATCAGACACCGACTTGAATAAGACAACTCCCACTTTCCTGTGTGTGATGTACTCTGCACCGGGCAGCAGCGTCTGGTCAGAGAAATGTTCTCGTTTCGGGTGTTGTGAGATCTTGTTGTCTGTCTCAGTTAAGAAGAAAGTCCTTTGAGTTCAATCAAATAAAACCTGGAGGCCTCCTGTTTCTGCCGCCTCGGAGGAGAGAGGGGCCGGCTGCGAGCTCACCCCACTCTGGTGGccgggagctgggggaggggagcacccCGAGGGCTCTAAGGGGGCGGGGCTGAGGGCGGGGCTGGTGCCGGGTCAGAAGATGCGGCGAGACCCGAGCTGACCTGGACCACTGCTCCCGTGAGGGGAAGGCAGCAGCACAGGCCTGGCCCAAGAGGTGGCACTTTGTCCCATTCACAAACTTTATTTGAATAAACGAACACCTAGGCCTTTTCTTCATCTTAGAGGCTGGTGTTAGAAGGCGCGTAATTCAGCTGAACCCCGAGGGTGGGCTGCGGTAGGTGAGGTGGAATGGACTGTCTGCAGATCATTCTGTGTCCCCGAAGCCCCTTCCGCAGCCGCAGGTGGCAGGGTCTCCATCACCTCCCAGCTGGCCAGGTGGTGCCTGAGTTTTGGAGAAGATCAACCTCCGGGACTGGAAACCTGCCTCCCTTACTCCCATCTTAGACGCAAGCTGTCCCGGCAGAGAAgccgtggggggggggggcgggtctcTGAGGCTGCtgcagagggaggctgggccGAGGACAGAGGGCTG
This window of the Physeter macrocephalus isolate SW-GA chromosome 21, ASM283717v5, whole genome shotgun sequence genome carries:
- the LOC112066143 gene encoding small integral membrane protein 10-like protein 2A, giving the protein MAASAALSAAAAAAALSGLAVRLSRSAAARGSYGAFCKGLTRTLITFFDLAWRLRVNFPYFYIVASVMLNVRLQVRIE